The following nucleotide sequence is from uncultured Draconibacterium sp..
ATTCTCTTGTATGACTTTTATTATTCTGATTTCAACATGGTGTGCAAATTTATATTTTTTACAGAGGATAAAAACTGACAAAGCTTTCAAATTAGCATCCAGAATCCAGGGATGTCATCTTTCTACACGCTGAAAATAAAGATGACATCCTTTTATCACTCAGTATCTACTATCAAGCATCCAGAGCCAAGTATCCAGCATCCAGCTTTAAACATCGTCCGAATTAAAGGTAAATCCCAAACGTTTGCCTGTAACCATTTTCGAATGACTCATTTTTTGCCGCATCTGATCGACCGTGGCCACTTTTACCTGATCGTAAACCGGCAGTAACAAATCGAATTCAATACTGTACTGAATGGCCGTTTCAACAATTTGCCGAACAAGTCCGGGAGAAATGGTATCGATGGCAAAATCTTTCACCACCTCATCTGACTGCCGCTTTCCTTCAACAAAAAAATGTTTGTCTTTGTTGACGAAAATACGTGCTACCAGGTACCCAAGGTCGTTTACGCGATTGTATTTAAACGAATCGGCCAGGAAATTATAAATATTGATCACTCCGCAATACGAACGCAGCGAATCTTCCTCGATGTATTTTGTTTTCCATACCGGATGTTTATCGTCGAACTCGAAAACATTGGAGTGCATACTAAATATCAGCAGATCGCCCCCTACTTTAAACTCCACTTCAAAAGGCCCCTTGTCATGGTATTGCGGCAAAGCCACATCGGGCACTTTGCCTTTTACCGCCTTTATATAGTCTTTTTCAAGCTGATTCAGCACCTTTTTCAGAATGGTGAAAGTTAACCTTGTGTTTTCGTAGACCTGTTGTTTTACTGTTGATTTGATAACCAGTGCTTCAAGAAACGAAGCCCGTACTTCTTTTTCTGTCATTGCGTATAAATATTAACTTTTAAATGTACACAATTACTGAAAAAAAAGAAAGCAGCCCGGATGAGCTGCTTTTATATTTTTCATGTCTTTTCGACGAATAGACAATTAATAAGCCAATGCAAACAATACTCTGCGTTTTGAAGGTTTGCCCGAATAAATACAAACTCCTTCTTCCTCTTCGTATTCCAGTGGCATACAACGAATAGTGGCCTTGGTTTCGTTTTTAATGGCTTCCTCGGTTTCAGGAGTGCCATCCCAGTGTGCTGAAATAAAACCACCTTTTGTGGTCAACACTTCTTTAAACTCTTCCCAGGTGTCCACTTTGCGTGTATTTTCTGCTCTGTAATCAAAAGCTTTCTGGTAAATATTTTGCTGAATATCTTCTAAAAGTTTTTCAACGTATTCATCGATATTTTCAAGTGGCGTAACTTCTTTTGTCAGGTTATCACGACGTGCAACTTCCACTGTTCCGTTTTCCAAATCGCGTGGTCCCATTGCCAATCGCACCGGAACTCCTCTCAATTCATGTTCTGCAAATTTATATCCTGGTTTACGTGTATCGCGATCGTCGTATTTAACTGAAATACCTCTTTCTTTTAATTTAGCAACAATTTCATCGACCTTTTCGGTAATCGCTGCCAGTTGCTCCTCTTTGCGATAAATAGGCACAATTACCACCTGGAAAGGAGCCAGTTTTGGAGGAAGCACCAAACCGTTATCATCAGAGTGCGCCATAATCAACGCCCCCATCAAACGAGTAGAAACACCCCACGATGTTGCCCAAACATATTCTTCTTTGCCTTCTTTATTGGCAAATTTTACGTCGAAAGCTTTGGCAAAATTCTGCCCCAGGAAATGCGATGTTCCTGACTGCAATGCTTTTCCATCCTGCATCAATGCTTCGATAGAATAAGTTTCCAAAGCACCGGCAAAACGTTCGTTAGCCGATTTTAAACCTTTTATAACCGGAACGGCCATAAAGTTCTCAGCAAAGTCGGCATATAAATTTATAATTTTTTCCGTTTCCTCAATGGCCTCGGCCTTTGTGGCGTGCGCCGTGTGACCTTCCTGCCACAAAAACTCGGCAGTACGCAAAAACAGGCGGGTACGCATTTCCCAACGTACAACATTTGCCCACTGGTTACAAAGGATTGGCAGATCGCGGTACGACTGGATCCAGTTTTTATACGTATTCCAGATTATGGTTTCAGAAGTCGGGCGTACAATTAGTTCCTCTTCCAGTTTGGCATCCGGGTCAACAATAACACCGCCATTTTCCTCATCGTTTTTTAAGCGATAATGAGTTACTACTGCACACTCTTTTGCAAATCCTTCAACGTGATCAGCTTCTTTACTAAAAAAAGATTTTGGTATAAAAAGCGGGAAGTATGCGTTTACGTGTCCGGTCTCTTTAAACATACGGTCTAACTCGGCCTGCATTTTCTCCCAAATAGCATAGCCATAAGGCTTTATAACCATACAGCCCCTCACTGCTGAGTTCTCGGCAAGGTCTGCTTTAATTACCAAATCCTGGTACCATTGTGAATAATTCTCGCTACGCGAGGTCAATTCTTTCGCCATAATCTAATATTTGGTATAGATTTTGTTTTTACTTATATAAATTTTGAGCTTACAAAGAAAGTAATTATTATTGACATTAAATAAACGGAGGATACCTTATGAAATCAAGATTAACATTTTTAGGATTACTGGCTATCGTTCTTGGAGCTTGTTCGACGGGAGGATATGTGTCTGGTACGTATTCCGACGACATCTACTTTAATCCGGGTGATGTTCCTCCTCCAATAGCCGTTAAAGAGGTTGTAGAAGAGCAGCCAGTGGAAAAATCGGCCAATACCATGATCATCAGCAACATTGAAAAAGGTGAAGATGGTTCGAACACCATGAACAACTATATTTTCGAAGGCTCGGAAGAGGATGCTGATGTGTTGCGCTACAACATGGATCAAATGGAGATGGAAGCCAGCGACACAACTGTATACTACAACGACGATGAAATGAAATACGTAATAAACAACTATTACGATGGCGATGAACTGGATTACGCTTACCGTATCCGTCGTTTCCACCGTCCGTCTTTCTACGATCCGTTCTACTGGGATAGTTGGAGCTATTACGATCCGTTTTACTACGATCCATATTATTACTCATCATGGTACTCACCATCATGGTCGCTTAGCTGGTCGTTAGGTTGGGGAGGCTTCTATTCCGGCTGGGGTTGGAATTACCCATATTATGGCTGGGGTCGTGGCTATTACCCATCATATTATAGTGGCTGGTACGGCGGTGGCTATTATGGTAGCTGGTACGGCAGTGGCTATTATGGTGGTGGCGGTTACTACAACGATTACGGAAGAGGTTATACTTATGGCCAACGCCGGTCGACAGGTACCAATGTTTACCGTGGCGATGCAAGTCGCAGATCATCATCTGCAGCAGCAGTATCGGCAAGAAACAACCGACGCGGAACAAGTACCGTAGACAAATCGGCAACAACCTCCAGAACAAGAACTGCAACCGACAGATCGGCAACAAACAACGCAAGAGTTTTAACAGAACAAAGAAGAACAACGAGCGCAACAACTCGTCCGGCAACAAATACATCAAAATCGGCTACAACGCGTACACAAAGCTATACTCGCCCGGGTTCGGCAACTACAACCCGAAGTTATACACGACCAAGTAGCGATGCACGTACAAACTACACAAAACCAAGAGTAGTTACGTCGAACAGTAACCGATCATCTTCAAGTTACACGACACCAAAGTCGACGTCAACTTACAACAAATCGTATCGTTCAACATCTACCTACAACCGTAGTTCAAGTAGCGGAAGCTCTTCACGGTCATATCGTGCACCGTCTTCTACCAAATCCAGCAGCACTTACCGAAGCACTCCTTCACGAAGCAGTAGTAGCAGTGTAAGAAGCAGCGGAGGCAGCAGTGTAAGAAGCAGCGGCAGTTCGTCTGGTGGATCAAGAAGTAGCGGAAGTTCATCAAGAAGTTCTGGTGGTTCATCACGTAGTGGTGGTGGAAGAAGATAGTATTAAAGAATATTAACGACAAAAACTATTTGCCATGAAAAAATATTTCAGCATACTCTTACTGGCTCTATTTATGCCCTTTTTTATGCAGGCTCAAGACTTGCTCGATGCACTTCGTTATTCCAATATTCAGGTATCAGGAACCGCACGTGCCGGAGCAATGGGTAATGCATTTGGAGCTTTAGGCGGCGATTTTACTTCTATCAGTATCAATCCGGCCGGCCTGGGAGTTTACCGCACGTCGGAACTTACCGTGACGCCAAAATTTACTTACGGCAAAATGGAAGGCAACTACATGAATACCTTGATGGAAGATAACAAATACAACGTTGCCTTAAATAATTTGAGCTACGTAACCGTTATTCCAACTGCTTCGCGTAGCGATGTTGGTTTGATCAGCGTTAACCTTGGAATTGGCTACAACCGCCTGAAAGACTTTAACAGCAACTCGCTTATGGGAGCTTCTGGAGTAACAAGTTCATTTTTGGATGACCTGATTGAAAATGGAAATGGAGAAGATCCAAATGCAGGATGGAGCGATTACTACGAAGAGTTGGCCTATTACAATTCGGAGACAAATTCGGGTGCCGATATAATGTATTACGATGAAGATGCAGGATTTTGGAGAAGTGATATTCAAAAAAATCCTTTTGACCAGAATGTTGAGAACTACCCGGTATCGCAAAGGAAAAGTATTTCCCGTACCGGATCAATAGATGAATACAACTTTGCCGTTGGATTAAACTTCAACCACAAAATATATTTAGGAGCCACCTTAGGCGTGACAGATATTTATTACCGAGAATCGAGCACTTACGAGGAATGGGACGATCAGAACGTAATTCCAAACTTTGTTGACATGCAATTCGACAGCTACCTGAGAACAACAGGAACTGGTTACAACTTTAAATTTGGACTAATCTACAAGCCTATTAACGAAGTTCGTTTGGGTGCATCGATTCACACGCCAACATTTTATGACATGCACGATTTCTTCCATACATCGATGTATTCAAGAAATGATTTTGAAGACACTGGCGTAGTTGATGATGCCGGATATTCACCTCTAAACAATTACGATTATCAATTGCATACGCCACTTCGTGCAACATTTAGCGGTGCTTTTGTTATTGCAAAAAAAGGTTTGATCAGTGTTGATTATGAATATGTTGATTATTCGTCGGCAAAACTAAGAAAAGGTGGCGATGGTTACGGATTTACTCCCGAAAATCAGGAAATCAAGGATGCCTATAAATCGGTTGGAAACATCCGTATTGGTGGCGAATTGCGCGCAACCAACAACTTAAGTTTACGTGCCGGTTACGAGTATTATCCAACCGCTTACAAATCGACATCGTTAGGAAACGATCAATTCAAATCGAACGACGAACTGAATGTGTACTCAGCCGGTTTAGGTTACCGTTTTGGCAGTTTCACTTTCGACCTTGCCTACCGACTGACTGATATGATGGAATACGAACTTCCGTATAGTGCGCCTAGTTCAGGTTACTATCCGGTACCGGAAGCAGCCAGTTTTGATGGTTTAACTCACGATGTAATGTTTACGCTGGGATTTAAATTTTAGTAAAACAAAAGATATTTTCAGAAAGACACACTCCTTTTGGATTGTGTCTTTTTTTATGCATTTAATTTAATTACAAAAGCCTCTTTAAAACTCAAACTAACCGGTAGTTTTACATCGCCGAGTTTAACGCTGTTACCCTCGAGATAAACCACTTTGGCAAGCGAAACCACATACGATTTATGAATGCGGGCGAATCGGTTTTCCGGTAGCTGGGCAATAAAATCTTTGAATCGTCCGTGCACCATCAACGTTTGTGTTTCGGTAACAAAACGTACATAATCGCCCTGCGCTTCCAGGTAAATTATTTCGTCGAAATTTAAGCGGTAATCCTTTTTACTGGCACGTACCATTAAATGTTGCCCGATGCTTTCTGTGCGTGAGGAAAAACGTTCGAGTGCCCTATTTACTGCCGTTCGAAACCTTTCGAATGAAACAGGTTTGAGCAAATAGTCCACCGCATCAACCTCAAAACCATCCAAAGCAAATTCGGGATAGGCGGTAACCAAAATAAAAAGTGGCGGTTCTTTTAAACTTTTCACAAAACCAATTCCGCTTAATTTGGGCATGTTTATATCTAAAAACAGCAAGTCGATATCTTTCTGTTTTAACAACTGACCAGCTTCCAGGGCATCGTTACAAACTCCGACAAGCTCCAGCTCAGGACAGGTTTCCACAAAATCTCGGATCACGTCCTGCGATAAAGGCTCGTCGTCAACAATAATACAGTTCAAAGTTTTTGATTTGGCCATGCCTTACTAATTCAGTTGCACCTGTAAAAGTACTTTAAATGTTTCTTTGTTGTCCGAAATCTTCAACTTGTGTTGATTGGGATAGATCATTTCCAGACGCCTTTTTACGTTTTCAATTCCAATGCCGTGATATTTAGCCGAGAGCGGATCGATAGCCTTCCCTTTGCTATTTTCAACCTCGAAATGTAAAACCTTATCCGCAACTTCAACTTTTATGTTCACGAAGGCGTCATTCGCACCACCTTTCATCCCATGTTTAAAACTGTTCTCTACAAAAGGAAGAAATAATAAAGGCGCTATCTTTTTACCTTTTATATCGCCGATCGTGTTGAATTCAATTTTGTTTTTCCCCGACCGGAGGTTCTGCATATCGATATAATTCTGCAGCATTTCCATCTCCTTTTCCAAGGCGATAAAATCGGCATCCGAATCGTAAATAATATGGCGCATTAAATCGCTGAGCTGAACAATCTTTCCCGGTACTTCTTTTGATTCTTTTCGGGCCATGCTGTAAATACTGTTCAGCGAATTAAAAAGAAAATGCGGATTGATCTGCGATTTCAAAGCTTTTAACTCGGCCTGCGATTTTTCCTTTTCCAGTTCTTCTGCACGGAAATATCCTCGTGCCAGGTGCAATAAACTGGAAATAAACAGGTAAATGGCAAAAAACAGCGAAATATCCCAAAAGCTATAATAGGCAATAAAATAATAGCCTTTAAAAATGTAGTCGATAAGGCTATCGAATAACAACAGATAAAAACCTGCACCCAAAGCAACCGCCGCAATTATAGCGGCAGCGTAGTTAAAATAATTGCCACGTTCCCAAAGAAATGGAAAAAGCAGTTTCAAATTCAGGTAAACCACGCAAACAATAGGCAGGTGAAATACAGCCGTATAAATAAGGTCGATCTGTTTAACTTCGGCCGACACTTTTAAAACGTTCATGAGAATTAAAAACGATAAACACCAAAACAGGATATGCTGTAATACCCTGTTTTTAATTAGCCGGCCTAGTGTAATTTTTAAGTAGCTGTTCATTTTTTTCGAAATAACTCTACGGCCAGTCCGTCTTCAAATGCGTCTTCCGAATCCACATATTTACCTACAAATTTTTGTAATTCTTTTGGTTTGGCAGTGAGCAAAATAAAATCACCGTTATCCTCGTGATGAATCCTGATCTTGTTTTCCTTAATCAAATCTTCCAGCCACTCCGGATCAAACCATCGGATTTCAAGTTTGTCGTCAGAAACAATTAATTTGGCAAAAGTGTGCACCGGAACCAGGTGCAGGTCAGCCAAAGTAATGTCTTCGTCTTCTCCGTATTCTTCAATGTA
It contains:
- the proS gene encoding proline--tRNA ligase, translated to MAKELTSRSENYSQWYQDLVIKADLAENSAVRGCMVIKPYGYAIWEKMQAELDRMFKETGHVNAYFPLFIPKSFFSKEADHVEGFAKECAVVTHYRLKNDEENGGVIVDPDAKLEEELIVRPTSETIIWNTYKNWIQSYRDLPILCNQWANVVRWEMRTRLFLRTAEFLWQEGHTAHATKAEAIEETEKIINLYADFAENFMAVPVIKGLKSANERFAGALETYSIEALMQDGKALQSGTSHFLGQNFAKAFDVKFANKEGKEEYVWATSWGVSTRLMGALIMAHSDDNGLVLPPKLAPFQVVIVPIYRKEEQLAAITEKVDEIVAKLKERGISVKYDDRDTRKPGYKFAEHELRGVPVRLAMGPRDLENGTVEVARRDNLTKEVTPLENIDEYVEKLLEDIQQNIYQKAFDYRAENTRKVDTWEEFKEVLTTKGGFISAHWDGTPETEEAIKNETKATIRCMPLEYEEEEGVCIYSGKPSKRRVLFALAY
- a CDS encoding outer membrane protein transport protein; the encoded protein is MKKYFSILLLALFMPFFMQAQDLLDALRYSNIQVSGTARAGAMGNAFGALGGDFTSISINPAGLGVYRTSELTVTPKFTYGKMEGNYMNTLMEDNKYNVALNNLSYVTVIPTASRSDVGLISVNLGIGYNRLKDFNSNSLMGASGVTSSFLDDLIENGNGEDPNAGWSDYYEELAYYNSETNSGADIMYYDEDAGFWRSDIQKNPFDQNVENYPVSQRKSISRTGSIDEYNFAVGLNFNHKIYLGATLGVTDIYYRESSTYEEWDDQNVIPNFVDMQFDSYLRTTGTGYNFKFGLIYKPINEVRLGASIHTPTFYDMHDFFHTSMYSRNDFEDTGVVDDAGYSPLNNYDYQLHTPLRATFSGAFVIAKKGLISVDYEYVDYSSAKLRKGGDGYGFTPENQEIKDAYKSVGNIRIGGELRATNNLSLRAGYEYYPTAYKSTSLGNDQFKSNDELNVYSAGLGYRFGSFTFDLAYRLTDMMEYELPYSAPSSGYYPVPEAASFDGLTHDVMFTLGFKF
- a CDS encoding LytTR family DNA-binding domain-containing protein, yielding MAKSKTLNCIIVDDEPLSQDVIRDFVETCPELELVGVCNDALEAGQLLKQKDIDLLFLDINMPKLSGIGFVKSLKEPPLFILVTAYPEFALDGFEVDAVDYLLKPVSFERFRTAVNRALERFSSRTESIGQHLMVRASKKDYRLNFDEIIYLEAQGDYVRFVTETQTLMVHGRFKDFIAQLPENRFARIHKSYVVSLAKVVYLEGNSVKLGDVKLPVSLSFKEAFVIKLNA
- a CDS encoding histidine kinase — its product is MNVLKVSAEVKQIDLIYTAVFHLPIVCVVYLNLKLLFPFLWERGNYFNYAAAIIAAVALGAGFYLLLFDSLIDYIFKGYYFIAYYSFWDISLFFAIYLFISSLLHLARGYFRAEELEKEKSQAELKALKSQINPHFLFNSLNSIYSMARKESKEVPGKIVQLSDLMRHIIYDSDADFIALEKEMEMLQNYIDMQNLRSGKNKIEFNTIGDIKGKKIAPLLFLPFVENSFKHGMKGGANDAFVNIKVEVADKVLHFEVENSKGKAIDPLSAKYHGIGIENVKRRLEMIYPNQHKLKISDNKETFKVLLQVQLN